One genomic window of Pseudomonas sp. LFM046 includes the following:
- a CDS encoding MFS transporter: protein MGGLDVDQGGHFGWYRALSKQERRTFWSCKIGYGLDGMDTQMLSFVIPTLIAIWGITTGEAGLIHTLTLLASAAGGWIAGILSDRIGRVLTLQLTVLWFAFFTFLCGLAQSYEQLLIARTLMGFGFGGEWTAGAVLIGEVIKAKDRGKAVGLVQSGWAIGWGLTALLYAVMFSILAPEDAWRALFMLGLLPAIFVIIVRRLVKEPEIYKEAQKHNQGAEKVNFYEIFAPGMLSITLRASLLTTGALGGYYAITSWLPTFLKAERGLTVLGTGGYLAMVILGSYVGYVISAFLTDLIGRKKNFILFAVGSFIVVLLYTQLPVSNGAMLWLGFPLGFFASGIFSGMGSFLTELFPTRIRGSGQGFCYNIGRAVAAFFPMLIGILSQHVSLGVGIGGFAAVSYGVVILAALSLPETRGKQLEI, encoded by the coding sequence ATGGGTGGGCTGGACGTCGACCAAGGCGGCCATTTCGGCTGGTACCGGGCCCTCAGCAAGCAGGAACGCCGGACCTTCTGGAGCTGCAAGATAGGCTACGGCCTGGACGGCATGGACACCCAGATGCTCAGTTTCGTCATTCCCACGCTGATCGCCATCTGGGGCATCACCACGGGTGAAGCCGGTCTGATCCACACCCTGACCCTGCTCGCTTCCGCCGCTGGCGGCTGGATCGCCGGCATTCTCTCCGACCGCATCGGCCGCGTGCTGACCTTGCAGCTCACGGTGCTCTGGTTCGCCTTCTTCACCTTCCTCTGCGGCCTCGCGCAGAGCTACGAACAGCTACTGATCGCCCGCACCCTGATGGGCTTCGGCTTCGGTGGCGAATGGACCGCCGGCGCGGTGCTGATCGGCGAAGTCATCAAGGCCAAGGATCGCGGCAAGGCGGTGGGGCTGGTGCAGTCCGGCTGGGCAATCGGCTGGGGCCTGACCGCCCTCCTCTACGCCGTGATGTTCAGCATCCTCGCACCGGAAGACGCGTGGCGCGCGCTGTTCATGCTCGGCCTGCTGCCGGCGATCTTCGTGATCATCGTTCGCCGCCTGGTGAAGGAACCGGAAATCTACAAGGAGGCGCAGAAGCACAACCAGGGCGCCGAGAAGGTCAACTTCTACGAAATCTTCGCCCCCGGCATGCTCAGCATCACCCTGCGCGCCTCGCTGTTGACCACCGGCGCCCTGGGCGGCTACTACGCCATCACCTCCTGGCTGCCGACCTTCCTCAAGGCGGAACGCGGCCTGACCGTACTCGGCACCGGCGGCTACCTGGCGATGGTGATCCTGGGGTCCTACGTGGGCTATGTGATCAGCGCGTTCCTCACTGACCTGATCGGCCGCAAGAAGAACTTCATCCTCTTCGCCGTCGGTTCCTTCATCGTGGTCCTGCTCTACACCCAACTGCCGGTCAGCAACGGCGCCATGCTCTGGCTGGGCTTCCCCCTGGGTTTCTTCGCCTCGGGCATCTTCAGCGGCATGGGCTCCTTCCTCACCGAGCTGTTCCCCACCCGCATCCGCGGTTCGGGCCAGGGCTTCTGCTACAACATCGGCCGCGCCGTCGCCGCGTTCTTCCCGATGCTGATCGGCATCCTCAGCCAGCACGTCTCGCTAGGCGTGGGCATCGGCGGATTCGCCGCGGTGTCCTACGGGGTGGTCATCCTCGCCGCCCTCAGCCTGCCGGAAACCCGCGGCAAGCAACTGGAAATCTGA
- a CDS encoding HAMP domain-containing sensor histidine kinase, translating to MDIAAFLGRGRSGPDEGEAAPVAQFNLLRWFSLISLVIIGTVAFGIGTVSTRFLVSESLERDAMLSAQFIQTLALGEMRHHGLESMEMGDVLVPHHIGMLTHSMADAREQARSEFLDHLGHLPDSLLATIFSPDRTVVWSTNPDLVGQRFADDEALDEAFQSGGRVSAEYSEVEEGKEEQQFIHPPKMFFIENYIPLIDAQGKVTAMVEIYKEPVDLIDRVNRGYRMIWLATVIGGVLIYFGLYWIVRRASLLLAAQQNQLVANRTYVGLGEMSSAVAHSLRNPLASIRSSAELAQELEGPPARKCIDDIVTQVDRMSAWVRDLLLCLRPLQGDSEQVEPMEAVRATLGNFDQQLAKSKIEVECSDEAAPLVVSHQLLLAQVLNSVIANAIEAMPDGGQLIIRTRLDAGGRWLHLSIDDTGKGMSRQQEMMAFKSFYTTKQGGLGIGLIMVKQIMERFGGKASLTSRENEGTCVCLSFKVAD from the coding sequence ATGGACATCGCGGCATTCCTGGGGAGGGGCCGTTCGGGGCCGGACGAGGGCGAGGCTGCGCCCGTGGCGCAGTTCAATCTGCTGCGCTGGTTCTCCCTGATCAGCCTGGTCATCATCGGCACCGTGGCCTTCGGCATTGGCACCGTGTCCACGCGGTTTCTGGTGAGCGAAAGCCTGGAGCGCGACGCGATGCTCTCGGCGCAGTTCATCCAGACCCTGGCCCTGGGGGAAATGCGCCACCATGGCCTGGAAAGCATGGAGATGGGCGATGTGCTGGTGCCCCATCACATCGGCATGCTCACCCACAGCATGGCGGATGCCCGGGAGCAGGCCCGCTCTGAGTTCCTCGATCATCTCGGCCACCTGCCGGACTCGCTGCTGGCCACCATCTTTTCCCCGGACCGCACCGTGGTCTGGTCCACCAACCCTGATCTGGTGGGCCAGCGATTCGCCGACGACGAGGCGCTGGACGAGGCCTTCCAGTCCGGTGGTCGTGTTTCCGCCGAGTACAGCGAGGTGGAGGAGGGGAAGGAGGAGCAGCAATTCATCCATCCGCCGAAGATGTTCTTCATCGAGAACTACATCCCGCTCATCGACGCCCAGGGCAAGGTGACGGCCATGGTGGAGATCTACAAGGAGCCGGTGGACCTGATCGACCGGGTCAACCGTGGCTACCGGATGATCTGGCTGGCCACGGTCATTGGCGGGGTGCTGATCTACTTCGGGCTGTACTGGATCGTCCGCCGCGCGTCGCTGCTGCTGGCGGCCCAGCAGAACCAACTGGTGGCCAACCGCACCTATGTGGGCCTGGGGGAAATGTCCTCGGCCGTCGCCCACAGCCTGCGCAACCCGCTGGCTTCGATCCGCTCCAGCGCGGAACTGGCGCAGGAACTGGAGGGGCCGCCGGCGCGCAAATGCATCGACGATATCGTCACCCAGGTGGACCGCATGTCCGCCTGGGTGCGCGACCTGCTGTTGTGTCTACGGCCGTTGCAGGGAGACTCGGAGCAGGTGGAGCCCATGGAAGCGGTGCGCGCCACCCTGGGCAATTTCGACCAGCAACTGGCCAAGTCGAAGATCGAGGTGGAGTGCAGCGATGAGGCCGCGCCCCTGGTGGTGAGTCACCAACTGCTGCTGGCCCAGGTGCTCAACAGTGTCATCGCCAACGCCATCGAGGCCATGCCGGATGGCGGCCAATTGATCATCAGGACTCGGCTCGACGCCGGCGGACGCTGGCTGCACCTGTCCATCGACGACACTGGCAAGGGCATGTCGCGGCAGCAAGAGATGATGGCCTTCAAGTCCTTCTACACCACCAAGCAGGGTGGGCTGGGCATCGGCCTGATCATGGTCAAGCAGATCATGGAGCGCTTCGGCGGCAAGGCCAGCCTGACCAGCCGGGAAAACGAGGGCACCTGCGTCTGCCTGAGCTTCAAGGTGGCGGACTAG
- a CDS encoding allophanate hydrolase subunit 1 — protein sequence MNTPQLHIEVASIDAFILRLFDRIDEANMPWMLAAGTRLRETFGTALVDLVPSYTTLLLHYDLEQLDPRQARERVTAALSGLSPESRATGRTHVIPTWYDPSVGPDLEPLAQRKHMSMAELVGRHSQREYQVFALGFTPGFAFMGLVEDALTAPRLTTPRKRIAPGSVGIAERQTAVYPVESPGGWNLLGRTPVRLFDLDLPGYSLLQAGDRVRFEPIDHAEFIRLGGDDTPLETLQ from the coding sequence ATGAACACCCCGCAGCTGCACATCGAAGTGGCATCCATCGACGCCTTCATCCTGCGCCTGTTCGATCGCATCGACGAAGCCAACATGCCCTGGATGCTGGCTGCCGGCACTCGCCTGCGGGAGACCTTCGGCACCGCCCTGGTGGATCTGGTGCCCTCCTACACCACCCTGCTGTTGCACTACGACCTGGAGCAACTGGACCCGCGCCAAGCCCGCGAGCGGGTCACCGCAGCGCTTTCCGGGCTCAGCCCCGAATCCCGCGCCACCGGCCGCACCCATGTCATTCCCACCTGGTATGACCCGAGCGTGGGTCCGGACCTGGAGCCCCTGGCCCAGCGCAAGCACATGAGCATGGCGGAACTGGTGGGGCGCCATAGCCAGCGCGAGTACCAGGTGTTCGCCCTGGGCTTCACACCCGGCTTCGCCTTCATGGGACTGGTCGAAGACGCCCTGACCGCCCCGCGCCTGACCACCCCGCGCAAACGCATCGCGCCCGGAAGCGTCGGCATCGCCGAGCGGCAGACAGCGGTCTATCCGGTGGAAAGCCCCGGCGGCTGGAACCTGCTGGGCCGCACGCCGGTGCGCCTGTTCGACCTGGACCTTCCCGGCTACAGCCTGCTGCAGGCCGGCGACCGGGTGCGCTTCGAGCCCATCGACCACGCCGAATTCATCCGCCTGGGCGGCGACGACACACCGCTGGAGACCCTGCAATGA
- a CDS encoding flavodoxin family protein yields the protein MKKLAVIYHSAHGHTEHIARQICEGAQATANTEVHLLKAEDLTQAPEHLLQFDGYIFGSPTYFGGVSGPFKCFMDATGPLWRAQRLKGRLAAAFTVSSLPAGDKQSTLLSLFVFCMQHGMLWVGNPILPEQHAGVPYDEAANRLGSWSGLMAQSSHSAPADAFAPGDIRTARLFGRNVSEALHRLACAA from the coding sequence ATGAAAAAACTCGCCGTCATCTACCACAGCGCCCACGGCCACACCGAGCACATCGCCCGGCAGATCTGCGAAGGCGCCCAGGCTACCGCCAACACCGAGGTGCACTTGCTCAAGGCCGAAGACCTCACCCAGGCGCCTGAGCACCTGCTGCAGTTCGACGGCTATATCTTCGGCTCGCCGACCTACTTCGGCGGCGTCTCCGGTCCCTTCAAGTGCTTCATGGATGCCACCGGGCCGTTGTGGCGTGCCCAGCGGCTCAAGGGCCGGCTCGCGGCGGCCTTCACCGTGTCGTCGTTGCCGGCGGGGGACAAGCAATCGACGCTCCTGTCCCTGTTCGTCTTCTGCATGCAGCACGGCATGCTCTGGGTAGGAAACCCGATCCTGCCCGAGCAGCACGCAGGTGTGCCCTATGACGAGGCAGCAAACCGCCTGGGCTCCTGGTCGGGGCTGATGGCCCAGTCCAGCCACTCCGCTCCGGCCGACGCCTTCGCGCCGGGCGATATCCGGACGGCGAGGCTATTCGGCCGGAATGTTTCCGAAGCCCTGCACCGGCTCGCCTGTGCAGCCTGA
- a CDS encoding DUF2938 domain-containing protein: protein MNLLHDIIKVVFIGVGATAVMDIWLTFLKRMGVQTLNFAFIGRWVGHLFRGRIAHQAIARSEPVSGELALGWLTHYAVGIGFAVLLVVLRGMDWAANPTLLPAVLVGMGTVVAPLFVMQPAMGAGFAASRTPTPLRNCLRSLVNHSVFGLGLFFSAVLIDWALR from the coding sequence ATGAATCTCCTGCACGACATCATCAAGGTTGTTTTCATCGGCGTAGGCGCCACCGCCGTCATGGATATCTGGCTCACCTTCCTCAAGCGGATGGGCGTCCAGACTCTCAACTTCGCGTTCATCGGCCGCTGGGTCGGGCACCTGTTCCGAGGCCGCATCGCCCACCAGGCCATTGCCAGGTCGGAACCCGTTTCCGGCGAGCTGGCGCTGGGTTGGCTAACCCACTACGCCGTCGGCATCGGCTTTGCGGTCTTGCTGGTGGTGCTCCGTGGCATGGACTGGGCGGCGAATCCGACCCTGCTGCCAGCCGTGTTGGTGGGGATGGGCACCGTGGTCGCACCGCTGTTCGTGATGCAGCCGGCCATGGGCGCCGGCTTCGCGGCGTCCAGGACGCCGACTCCCCTCAGGAACTGCCTGCGCAGCCTCGTGAACCACAGCGTCTTCGGCCTGGGCCTCTTCTTCTCCGCCGTCCTGATCGACTGGGCTCTGCGTTAA
- a CDS encoding tartrate dehydrogenase: MNKTYKIAAIPGDGIGNEVLPEGLRVVEAAARKWGLDLSFETIEWASCDYYLQHGKMMPDDWFEQLKGFDALYFGAVGWPDKVPDHISLWGSLLKFRRDFDQYVNIRPVRLFPGVPCPLAGREPGDIDFVVIRENTEGEYSSLGGRMFEGTEHEFVLQESVFTRRGVDRILKYAFDLAQTRERKKLTAATKSNGMAVSMPYWDERVAAMAEKYPEIKWDKQHIDILCARFVLQPDRFDVVVASNLFGDILSDLGPACAGTIGIAPSANLNPERNFPSLFEPVHGSAPDIYGKNIANPIAMIWSGALMLDFLGNGDERYKAAHDGILRAIEQVIAEGPVTPDLGGKASTQDVGKAIADAL, from the coding sequence ATGAACAAGACATACAAGATCGCCGCCATTCCCGGCGACGGCATCGGCAACGAAGTTCTCCCCGAAGGCCTGCGGGTCGTCGAGGCGGCGGCCCGCAAGTGGGGCCTGGACCTGTCCTTCGAGACCATCGAGTGGGCCAGCTGCGATTACTACCTGCAGCACGGCAAGATGATGCCGGACGACTGGTTCGAGCAACTCAAGGGCTTCGACGCCCTGTACTTCGGCGCCGTGGGCTGGCCGGACAAGGTGCCCGACCACATCTCCCTGTGGGGCTCGCTGCTGAAGTTCCGCCGCGACTTCGACCAATACGTGAACATCCGTCCGGTGCGCCTGTTCCCCGGTGTGCCGTGCCCCCTGGCCGGCCGTGAGCCCGGCGACATCGATTTCGTGGTGATCCGTGAAAACACCGAGGGCGAGTACTCCTCCCTGGGCGGCCGCATGTTCGAAGGCACCGAGCACGAATTCGTGCTGCAGGAGTCCGTCTTCACCCGCCGTGGCGTCGACCGCATCCTCAAGTACGCCTTCGACCTGGCCCAGACCCGCGAGCGCAAGAAACTGACTGCCGCCACCAAGTCCAACGGCATGGCTGTGAGCATGCCCTACTGGGACGAGCGGGTCGCCGCGATGGCGGAGAAGTACCCCGAGATCAAGTGGGACAAGCAGCACATCGACATCCTCTGCGCGCGCTTCGTGCTGCAGCCGGACCGTTTCGACGTGGTGGTGGCCTCCAACCTGTTCGGCGACATCCTTTCCGACCTGGGCCCGGCCTGCGCCGGCACCATCGGCATCGCGCCCTCGGCCAACCTCAACCCGGAGCGCAACTTCCCGTCCCTGTTCGAGCCGGTGCACGGCTCGGCGCCGGACATCTACGGTAAGAACATCGCCAACCCCATCGCCATGATCTGGTCCGGCGCGCTGATGCTGGACTTCCTCGGCAACGGCGACGAGCGCTACAAGGCGGCCCACGACGGCATCCTGCGTGCCATCGAACAGGTAATCGCCGAAGGCCCGGTGACCCCGGACCTGGGTGGCAAGGCTTCGACCCAGGACGTAGGCAAGGCGATCGCCGACGCGCTGTAA
- a CDS encoding DUF2798 domain-containing protein, whose amino-acid sequence MIPKRFAPLLFSLILSGLMSLLVSGISTYRAAGWVPDFLGLWSGAWLTAWLFAFPAVVLVTPVARKVVGGLVERE is encoded by the coding sequence ATGATTCCCAAGCGCTTTGCACCGCTGTTGTTCAGCCTGATCCTTTCCGGGCTCATGTCCCTGCTGGTTTCCGGCATCTCCACCTACCGCGCCGCGGGTTGGGTGCCGGATTTCCTCGGCCTCTGGTCCGGTGCCTGGCTCACCGCCTGGCTGTTTGCGTTTCCCGCAGTGGTGCTGGTCACCCCAGTGGCGCGCAAGGTGGTAGGCGGGCTGGTGGAAAGGGAGTGA
- a CDS encoding putative hydro-lyase produces MSTPDLQQLAQLSPRELRRLIRRGDYSGHTSGLGQRHLQANIVILQKSWADEFLHFCVLNPRSCPLLDVTEPGSPYFEKLGVDVDVRSDVPRYRIHRRGRDFAEVTDIGEFWEADFVAFAIGCSFSFEQALLDAGIRLRHIELRRNVAMYRTAIETHPAGRLAGQTVVSMRPMKAADAVRAIEITARFPMTHGAPVHIGDPSLIGIRDLATPDYGDAVPVAADEIPLFWACGVTPQAVLAEAEPELYITHAPGHMLVSDKLYGEV; encoded by the coding sequence ATGAGCACGCCTGACCTGCAGCAACTCGCCCAACTTTCCCCCCGTGAACTGCGCCGACTGATCCGTCGCGGCGACTACAGCGGTCACACCAGCGGCCTGGGCCAACGCCACTTGCAGGCCAATATCGTGATCCTGCAGAAGTCCTGGGCGGACGAATTCCTGCACTTCTGCGTGCTCAACCCAAGGTCTTGCCCGCTGCTGGACGTGACTGAACCGGGGTCGCCGTATTTCGAGAAGCTCGGCGTGGATGTGGACGTGCGCAGCGACGTGCCGCGCTACCGCATCCATCGCCGTGGGCGGGACTTCGCGGAAGTGACCGACATAGGCGAGTTCTGGGAAGCGGATTTCGTCGCCTTCGCCATCGGCTGCTCCTTCTCCTTCGAACAGGCACTGCTGGATGCCGGCATCCGCCTGCGCCATATCGAACTGAGGCGCAATGTCGCCATGTATCGCACGGCCATCGAAACCCACCCGGCCGGGCGCCTCGCGGGCCAGACGGTGGTGTCCATGCGCCCGATGAAAGCCGCCGACGCCGTTCGCGCCATCGAAATCACCGCACGATTCCCCATGACCCACGGTGCGCCGGTACATATTGGCGACCCGTCACTGATCGGCATCCGCGACCTCGCCACCCCGGACTATGGCGACGCCGTCCCCGTGGCGGCGGATGAGATCCCGTTGTTCTGGGCCTGCGGTGTCACCCCTCAGGCCGTGCTGGCCGAAGCCGAGCCCGAGCTCTACATCACCCATGCCCCCGGCCACATGCTGGTGAGCGACAAGCTCTACGGCGAGGTCTGA
- a CDS encoding helix-turn-helix domain-containing protein, which yields MDIAEVAKRTGVPASTLRYYEKKGLITSLSQQGTRRWFAPGILDQLALISLGQAAGLSLDEIGSMFSPNGEPNIDRQLLLTKADEIDALIKRLKAMSHGLRHAAACPAPSHSECPTFKRLLKAASSGVIERRWNKGAPKRPAK from the coding sequence ATGGACATTGCCGAAGTCGCCAAACGCACGGGTGTGCCCGCGTCGACGCTGCGCTACTACGAGAAGAAGGGGCTGATCACCTCCCTCAGTCAGCAGGGCACGCGGCGCTGGTTCGCCCCCGGCATCCTCGATCAGCTGGCGCTGATTTCCCTGGGCCAGGCGGCGGGGCTTTCGCTGGACGAGATTGGCTCGATGTTCTCGCCCAACGGCGAGCCGAATATCGACCGGCAATTGCTGCTGACGAAGGCCGATGAGATCGACGCCCTGATCAAACGGCTGAAAGCCATGAGCCATGGGCTGCGGCATGCGGCGGCCTGCCCCGCCCCAAGTCACTCGGAATGCCCGACCTTCAAGCGGTTGCTGAAGGCGGCGTCATCAGGCGTCATCGAGCGGCGCTGGAACAAGGGCGCGCCCAAGCGGCCGGCAAAATAG
- a CDS encoding 5-oxoprolinase subunit PxpA produces MSRLLLNCDIGESFGAWTMGLDAEVMPLIDCANIACGFHAGDPGTMRRTIALAVKHRVSIGAHPGYPDLVGFGRRSLACSPAEVEDLMLYQVGALDGLCRAQGARVSYVKPHGALYQDMMRDPAILAAVMRAVAAYDPQLPLMLMSTRDNSAAQAIGDEYGVTLWFEAFADRAYDGDGFLVSRSLPGAVHHDPELVVAQALTLARGESLRASDGSDLPLKAHTLCVHGDNPGSVAAVKRIREALEAQ; encoded by the coding sequence ATGAGCAGACTGCTGCTGAATTGCGATATCGGCGAAAGCTTCGGCGCCTGGACCATGGGCCTGGATGCCGAAGTCATGCCCCTGATCGACTGCGCCAACATCGCCTGCGGCTTCCACGCCGGCGACCCTGGCACCATGCGCCGCACCATTGCCCTGGCGGTGAAGCACCGGGTGAGCATCGGCGCCCACCCCGGCTACCCGGACCTGGTGGGTTTCGGCCGCCGCTCCCTGGCCTGCTCGCCGGCTGAGGTGGAAGACCTGATGCTCTACCAGGTCGGCGCCCTCGACGGTCTCTGCCGGGCCCAGGGTGCCCGCGTCAGCTACGTAAAGCCCCATGGCGCGCTGTACCAGGACATGATGCGCGACCCGGCCATTCTCGCCGCCGTGATGCGTGCAGTGGCCGCCTACGACCCGCAACTGCCGCTGATGCTGATGAGCACCCGCGACAACAGCGCCGCCCAGGCCATCGGTGATGAGTACGGTGTGACCCTCTGGTTCGAAGCCTTCGCCGATCGCGCCTACGACGGCGACGGCTTCCTGGTGTCGCGCAGCTTGCCCGGTGCGGTGCATCACGACCCGGAACTCGTGGTGGCCCAGGCCCTCACCCTCGCCCGTGGCGAATCCCTGCGGGCCAGCGATGGCAGCGACCTGCCGCTAAAGGCCCACACCCTCTGCGTACATGGCGACAACCCCGGCTCGGTCGCGGCAGTCAAACGCATACGCGAAGCGCTGGAGGCCCAATGA
- a CDS encoding LysR substrate-binding domain-containing protein, which translates to MNSLPNLEDLRVFVLVARRSSFAAVASEMGTSPAFVSKRIRLLEESLGVRLLHRTTRRVAVSEDGERVYRWAQHIFDAVERMTDEVSELHQEPRGQLRIVSSFGLGRRLVAPALSELSARYPALDIRLDLFDRLVDLIDEGFDLDIRIGDNIAPNLIAKPLAENSRILCASPGYLARQGTPGSLAELAGHDCLVIKERDHPFGLWRLHGPAGEESVKVTGPLSANNGEIVHQWAVDGRGIALRSWWDVSESLENGRLVHVLPEYRQPANIWAVYAAPLDTSAKIRVTVEFFRQYFQQQRGLP; encoded by the coding sequence GTGAATAGTCTGCCGAACCTGGAAGACCTCCGCGTCTTCGTCCTCGTCGCCCGCCGCTCCAGTTTCGCCGCCGTCGCCAGCGAGATGGGCACCTCCCCCGCCTTCGTCAGCAAGCGCATCCGCCTGCTGGAAGAAAGCCTCGGCGTACGTCTGCTGCACCGCACCACCCGACGCGTGGCGGTGAGCGAGGACGGCGAGCGGGTGTACCGCTGGGCGCAGCACATCTTCGACGCCGTGGAGCGGATGACCGACGAAGTCTCCGAACTGCACCAGGAACCACGGGGGCAACTGCGCATCGTCAGCAGCTTCGGCCTCGGCCGGCGCCTGGTGGCCCCGGCGCTGTCGGAGCTATCGGCGCGCTACCCGGCGCTGGACATCCGCCTGGACCTGTTCGACCGGCTGGTGGATCTGATCGATGAAGGCTTCGACCTGGACATCCGCATCGGCGACAACATCGCCCCCAACCTGATCGCCAAGCCCCTGGCGGAGAACAGCCGCATCCTCTGCGCCTCCCCAGGCTACCTGGCGCGCCAGGGCACACCCGGCAGCCTGGCGGAACTGGCGGGCCACGACTGCCTGGTGATCAAGGAGCGCGACCATCCCTTCGGCCTCTGGCGGTTGCACGGCCCGGCGGGCGAGGAAAGCGTGAAGGTCACCGGCCCGCTGTCGGCCAACAACGGCGAAATCGTCCACCAGTGGGCGGTGGATGGACGCGGCATCGCCCTGCGCTCCTGGTGGGACGTCAGCGAAAGCCTGGAAAATGGCCGCCTGGTGCATGTACTCCCCGAGTACCGCCAGCCGGCGAATATCTGGGCCGTGTATGCGGCGCCATTGGATACCTCGGCGAAGATCCGGGTAACGGTGGAGTTCTTTCGGCAGTACTTCCAGCAACAGCGGGGCCTGCCGTAG
- a CDS encoding LysR family transcriptional regulator gives MNLKFLETFVWVARLKSFRLTAEKLFSTQASISSRIAVLEDELGVKLFVRDSRGVTLTPEGHKVLEYAEQMMDTMHALKQAIDTSSATQGRIRIGAMDTVIHTWLSSLVSKVNELYPAVEIELMADTARNLSEQLQKGYLDLIFGTDPLRHESVLNLELGSYPLCWIVSTGSIYHRDYASLAELARERVVTFSKHSRPHQDVLGLLHANGVAAPRLSCVNSVAAMTRLLRDGFGIGALPPALVSQELERGELTILRISPMPPSLPLVMSWRGGTGLELVDQVVDVSKSVVAHYAENVGKAHFVPAELKKGEGRLRPL, from the coding sequence ATGAACCTGAAGTTCCTCGAAACCTTCGTCTGGGTCGCCCGTCTGAAAAGCTTTCGCCTGACCGCCGAAAAGCTCTTCAGCACCCAGGCGTCCATTTCCAGCCGCATCGCCGTGCTGGAAGACGAACTGGGCGTGAAGCTGTTCGTGCGGGATTCCCGGGGCGTGACCCTGACCCCCGAGGGGCACAAGGTGCTGGAGTACGCCGAGCAGATGATGGACACCATGCATGCCCTGAAGCAGGCCATCGATACCAGCTCGGCCACCCAGGGGCGAATCCGCATCGGTGCCATGGACACGGTGATCCACACCTGGCTGAGCTCCCTGGTGTCCAAGGTGAACGAGCTGTACCCGGCGGTGGAGATCGAGCTGATGGCCGACACCGCGCGCAACCTTTCCGAGCAATTGCAGAAAGGTTACCTGGACCTGATCTTCGGGACCGACCCGCTGCGCCACGAGTCGGTGCTCAACCTCGAGCTGGGCAGCTATCCGCTGTGCTGGATCGTCTCCACCGGCTCCATCTATCACCGCGACTACGCCTCCCTGGCGGAGCTGGCGCGCGAGCGGGTGGTGACCTTTTCAAAGCATTCGCGGCCGCACCAGGATGTGCTCGGCCTGCTGCACGCCAATGGTGTGGCGGCACCACGCCTGAGCTGCGTGAATTCGGTGGCGGCCATGACCCGCCTGCTGCGCGACGGTTTCGGCATAGGCGCCTTGCCGCCGGCCCTGGTGAGCCAGGAACTGGAGCGGGGCGAGCTGACCATCCTGCGCATCAGCCCGATGCCGCCGAGCCTGCCGCTGGTGATGTCCTGGCGCGGCGGCACCGGCCTGGAGCTGGTGGATCAGGTGGTGGACGTGAGCAAGTCGGTGGTGGCGCACTACGCCGAAAACGTGGGCAAGGCGCATTTCGTGCCGGCCGAGCTGAAAAAGGGCGAAGGGCGTCTGCGTCCGCTGTAA
- a CDS encoding anthrone oxygenase family protein, producing MPFIDDIAFLLAFLCAIACGLMGGLFFAFSNFVMQALARLSPEAGIAAMQAINQTVLNRLFLATFLGTSAACGLLTLYAYVHWEVPGTFFLLIGSLLYLLGTFGVTLVCNVPRNNALARLDVSNPGSEAAWRTYVEEWTRWNHVRTGTALAASAMLTIALCLMLTLN from the coding sequence ATGCCCTTCATCGACGATATCGCCTTCCTGTTGGCCTTCCTCTGCGCCATTGCCTGCGGCCTGATGGGCGGCCTGTTCTTCGCCTTCTCCAACTTCGTGATGCAGGCGCTGGCGCGCCTGTCTCCGGAAGCCGGCATCGCCGCCATGCAGGCCATCAACCAGACGGTGCTCAATCGGCTCTTTCTCGCCACGTTCCTGGGCACCAGCGCCGCCTGCGGACTGCTGACGCTGTACGCCTATGTGCACTGGGAGGTACCCGGTACCTTCTTCCTGCTCATCGGCAGCCTGTTGTATCTGCTCGGCACCTTCGGCGTGACGCTGGTGTGCAACGTCCCGCGCAACAACGCCTTGGCGCGGCTGGATGTCAGCAACCCCGGTTCCGAGGCCGCATGGCGGACCTATGTGGAGGAGTGGACACGCTGGAACCACGTGCGTACGGGAACGGCCCTGGCCGCGTCGGCGATGCTGACGATCGCGCTCTGCCTGATGCTGACGCTGAACTAA